The Wolbachia endosymbiont of Spodoptera picta genome segment GAGTGGCCTATACTTACGTTTAAGTACTCTACTAGCCCTTGTAAGTCCATTATTGGCTCACTTTTGAGCTTTTCTCTCAGTACCCTTTCTAGTGTTTCCTTAACGCACATAATCATTGCTACTGCAGAATCAGTTACTCCTTCTATGACTTTCAGGTCATCCATTTCTCGACCTAAAATCCTTCCTACTCCTGCATAAGTATTCACCAGATTTTTAGCAATTTCTTGAGCTTGTGGCCTTTCATGTACTGCACTTAAAAATGTTTCCATTATTTCACGATCAAGTAGTGCTTTGCCTTTGCTTTCTAATATTCTGAATTCGATTTCTTCTTTACTTTTATTCATATAATTTACCCTTCACTAACAACAAACTTTTTTTAGATATTTACTGCTGTTTTTTATCAGCATTGGCATAAAGCCATAGCTTTCGAGTGAAGTCAAATCAATTTCTCAATCTTTTTTACTTATTTTTTCATCTAAGAGTAAAGATATTAATATATACTGATTTTTTATTTTAAATCTGTTGAATTTCGCCTAAAGAGAGGCCTATTGTTTTTAAAATAATATTGATAGAAATTCCTCCTTTCACTAAATCCTTTATCTTTTCTGCTCTTTTCACTTTTTCCTCGCAAATTTGTATGCTTTCAAACAGAGATTTTATTAGCGCATAGCGTAATTCTTGACTCTCAATTTTTTTGTATTCTTTTATTAAATCAGGTAGCTCACTTTCTACTATCTCATCTTCCTCTATGAGCAGATCTGTAATGCTAATTGATAATGTTTCTGCTATTGCATATAATTTTTCCAGTGGAATGGCCACACGTCCTTGCTCATAGTTGCTTATTTTATCACGTGTTGTATCCATTTTCTCAGCCAAATCCTTTTGAGTATACTCTCTTCCATTCCTTTATCTTTTTGCCTATTTGGTAGTAGATAGAACCCGTTTTTTCTTCAACACATTCATCAGCAGATAGACCAATTGTTTTTGAAACAGTATCAACAGAAACTCCTGCTTTAACCAGACCCTTTGCAATTTTTACTTTCTCTGCTTTCCTACTACTTCTTTCACTGACTTGGACAAATTTGGTTAGCAAACAAAACATCTTACGTAATTCCTGATCATTAATCTTTTTATATTCTCTTACTAGATTTAATATTTCTTCTCCCTCATCTTCAAGACAGATTTTTTCATTTGATACAGGAATTAGGTCTACAATACCAATCGACAATATCTCTGCTATAGCATACAACTTTTCAATCGAAATTTTTCGTGTTCCTTTTTCATATTGTAGTACTACTTGATACGTTACACTGACTTTCTTCGCTAAATCTTTTTGAGTATATCCTCGCTTTAACCTCCAGTTCCTTACTTTTTGTGCTATCTGATACCTTATTGAGATGTTTGCCATAAATATTATACATGTTAATACTACCAAACAAAGATATACAAAAACTTCTATGTTTGCATTTTAGTTGAATATTTCTTCACAATTATGTATAATTATTAATGCTTTTTAAGTGGATTTCCTATGGCTCTTTCGAAGTTTCTTGATGCACGCAATGATTATGCCTTTAAAAGAATATTTGGCACCGAGAAGAATAAAGATATCCTCATTCATTTCTTGAACGATATTTTAGGCTTCACTGGCTTAGCTGCTATTCACGATGTTGAATTCTTAGCTACTATTTTAGATCCCGAAATTGCCGCTAAAAAGCAAAGTATTGTCGATGTTCTTTGTAAGGACTCTCAAGGTTCAAGATACATTATAGAGATGCAGTTCACTAAGACCAAGGGCTTCGAAAAGCGTGCTCAATATTATGCTGCTAAAGCCTATTCAAGTCAAGCTGATCAAGGTGATGACTATCATAACCTCAAGGAAATTATCTTTATTGCTGTTGCTGATTGTATTATTTTTCCAGACAAAGCTGAGTACAAATCTAATCATGTCATTTTAGATCAAAATAGCTTTGAACATGACTTAAAGGATTTTTACTTCGTATTCATAGAATTACCAAAATTTACAAAAACAAAGGAAGATCAACTAGAAAATATAGTAGAGAAATGGTGTTATTTTTTTCGATATGCAGGAGAAACAAGGGAAGAGGATCTAGATAAGATAGTTGGTAGTGATGTAATAATAAAACGAGCTTATGAAGAGATGAATAAGTTTAACTGGTCAGAAGAAGAATTACTAGCATATGAACAAATGAAAAAACGTATAATGGATGAAATAGCTGCTTTAGCTCAAAAATTTGATGAAGGTCTTAGGGTTGGAGAAGAAAGAGGCATCCAAATCGGCCAGGAAAAAGGCAGAAAAGAAAGAGAAATTGAAGTTGCAAAAAACCTACTTAAAGCAGGTGTATCTGTTGACTTAATAGCTGAATCTACCGGTCTTCCTAAAGTTGAAATTTCAAAACTTAAGGAAAAAGCCTAAGTATTGTAACTCCTTTAGAGCCCTTATTCATTAGTCTAATATATTAAAGCCTATATCTAACTCTTCCACTATTCTTGCTACTGGCCTATTTGATTCTCTCACTAATTCTACGTATCAGTCAAACATAGAATGCCTAAATATAGAAAATGTTTTTCATAAAATTTTTTTATCCTTGATAATTTTATTGTTGATATTTGATTCTAACTTTTGCATAATGCAGTAAATATTTTTATATAGGAGGTAGAATGCCAAGATGGACAGATCGTCATGCTAGAGTACTTGAAAAATTGCAAGATTCTATTCAACGTACAGATCCAAATGTTGCTGAAAAGAAATTAGCTATCAAGAGATGGGTAGAAAACTATATGGAGTATGTGCAATTCTTTAAGGATGATAAGCTGCAGTTTTTGTACAATATATTCCAAGATGAAAATTGTTGGTCGGATACAAGGTTAAATAATGTTTTTTTAGGTCAGAAATTGACTGAAGAGAAAATAGGTGGAATAGATAACCCACTGCCAAGGTATGATATGGCATCTAGGTATTGTATAATGGATAAGATAGGTGATTTTTTCAATAAACAGCTTGCA includes the following:
- a CDS encoding Rpn family recombination-promoting nuclease/putative transposase, whose protein sequence is MALSKFLDARNDYAFKRIFGTEKNKDILIHFLNDILGFTGLAAIHDVEFLATILDPEIAAKKQSIVDVLCKDSQGSRYIIEMQFTKTKGFEKRAQYYAAKAYSSQADQGDDYHNLKEIIFIAVADCIIFPDKAEYKSNHVILDQNSFEHDLKDFYFVFIELPKFTKTKEDQLENIVEKWCYFFRYAGETREEDLDKIVGSDVIIKRAYEEMNKFNWSEEELLAYEQMKKRIMDEIAALAQKFDEGLRVGEERGIQIGQEKGRKEREIEVAKNLLKAGVSVDLIAESTGLPKVEISKLKEKA
- a CDS encoding JAB domain-containing protein; this encodes MNKSKEEIEFRILESKGKALLDREIMETFLSAVHERPQAQEIAKNLVNTYAGVGRILGREMDDLKVIEGVTDSAVAMIMCVKETLERVLREKLKSEPIMDLQGLVEYLNVSIGHSERECVKILYLNKRRQLIGEESYIGEMEKAPVYIKEITRKALIKNATLVIMSHNHPGGSLEPSEEDQEVTKSLAAACSTVSVRLFDHIIITSGGYFSFRENGLL